The sequence TGCATTTTGACAATAGAGGCATATTTCAGACGATGGCTTTGTGTTGCTTGGCTTCGTGGCGAAACATTGGTATACACACTTTCTGTGCAGACAACAACTTTGCGGCATAAAAACCTGGCTCAAATGATGAAAATCGGACTCAACGCTCCCCCATCAATAGTAGTAAGTAAACACTGGAGGAAGGTCGCAAAGAAGGCTAGGAGGGGtgtcaaaatgaaaagaaaatcgCAGCCGCTACTACTACCCCCACCTCTCCGACCGATCGAATTTGGGTATAGACCACTTGAGAACAGACAACAAGAAAATATATGGCTTCCAACGTACGATTCGTGCCATCTTACAtagactttggcagggtcagctGGTCATTTGGTATACCGGCAAAACATCTTTTATGTAACAATAGCGTACGCATGCAGAATTGTTATTCTTCAAATTTCttataacaaaaacaaaccaaTAGGTTTTTGACCCCGGTGGTGTTATTATACAAGGCTCATCAAATTGTAACTAAGTATCGTTACATAACTTGCAAACAGAATCAAACGTTGCACTAAATCTAACAGAATGAAGTGGAATTTGCTGGATGTAAATTTGAATCTTACGGCATAAACAATCCAGTATGTAATGTTGTAATCATGGAATTTGCGTCGTCAGTCTACTCAAGGACCTTGGTCTACTGTTCAGTAATTTTGAAAGGTCGACCCAAAACGGCGCGCTAAGACAACTTTGCCTTTTTGTGTGCGTAGTTCGTATCGTTTcttagctacatgtactactaacaATACACAGCTACAAGACAAGAGCTTAGAGATAGAATTAAAAACAGTCTTACCTTGTGAATGTTTGTGGGAACGGCTCGCTTTCAGGCAAGGAAATATAAGTGAATCCTCTTGCTCGGACGGAGAACTGTGTATGTGTCCGCTCACAGCGCTAGCTTCACATAGAATACCGGAAAATTACGTACTCCGCTATTATGCAAATCCAACTTGCTGTGGCCAATCAGGGTCCGTTGCTGAAACGCCCACGTGACGGTTTTCAGAACCAACAGGTGCTAATTAGCATATAAACCTTGTCTTGACTTCATTTCACCTTAGTTTGTTTACAATTGGACGATATCAAATTTGCGACCTTGGGGGGAGGGCGCTGATACTCTGGAcgaatattttgaatattttgtgcCAGACACAATATACCGTATAATTTCCCtagttatataatatatacgaTGTCCTTTGTTGAACAAGGGTCGGTAAATATCATGTACTATTATGTGATGATATTTAAATCCATTTCGCCGTTGCGGTTGTAACATTACACGGGAAAACAGTTTCACTAAAACAACGAAGTCAACAAATCATATCATTTTTAAGCTCCGTAAAAAACTATCCAAAGCAAAGATGTTTCATACAGATTGTTAAAAAATAGTAGACAAtaaggaagaaagaaacaaaggtACTAGTATACCTTTGATCAATTAAGGAGAGACATCTCCATTTGCAATACCACGCTGAAAACGTAAATAAATAATCGTGGACACTGATCTCCAATGAGATTTTGCCTTCATTCTTATCtatttgtgtgttgttgttttctcagtaAAAGATGATTCTCATGAATTGATTAAGAAACTGAAAATTATAAATGGATTAGTCTGAAAAGAGGACACCATCACGTGAGCGATTCAGCAACGAGCCCTGATTGGTCACAGCGAGCGGGATTTGCATAATCTCGAAGTACGTCATTTGCAAGAGCATTCTATGTGAAGCTAGCGCTGTGAGCGGACACGTACTCTTCTGCGTCCAAGCAAGAGGATCCACTTATCTTCCTGTCTAGAAAAAGCGACCCGTTCCCACAAACATTCACAAGGTAAGACTGTTGCTGTTAATTCTATCTCTTATTTGGTATTTGGTGTGTATTCTTAGCAGTAAAAATGATGCGAAATCGTAGCCTCCTCCAATGGCCTCTCTGGGGGGCCTTGGTGTAAGTTGTTGGGGGTGGGGGCCGGTGGTGGTGGgtgttgaaaaaaatcattctattcgcgatttttaaccgggaatacgccaggaaaggaaaaatgtcaggaaaggaatatataccaGGAAGCTTGTTCTGGCCCCTGGTATATATTCCTTTACCAGCATTATGGTTTTCCTTTCATGGCATAATttccggttaaaaatcgcgaatcagcctCGCCGGCTTTCTACGAGTGCCAGTGGTTACAAGTATTTGTTGGGGGATCGTTCACTCCGATTTTCAACAGTTGGGCCAGGTTTTTATGTCGCAAAGATCGTGTCTGCACAGAAAGTGtgtactgtgtacatgtacaaaggttTCCCCATGAAGCCAAGCCATTGTCTGACATATGCCCGAGTCTCTATTGTCCTAATGCAAAGTAGTCTTTTCATTTTACTTGCCCTTTTGTCATGCAACGGAATTCGggcataccaaggaggttgaaagagggcaTACGTTCCAGACCCTTttatccccaagcagatgttgggtccgGTTTATGCTTTATTAGAGTTTGTCTGATTCTTTTTATGCGTAACTCTTCTATATATGAGGAAAGTGACCCTAGAAATAACGGGACAATACGtataaaaacgactaaacacTGAGATGTGCTTGGAAACTAATACCCCCTAGGGTGTTGGAGTGGAAGTTATATGAACGTTGTTTTGTCTTGGCATCTGCTAAAAGCTTTTCAGGTCCAAATTTATCCAGGTTTGATTTCTAAACCTGACTGTACCTTCTTACGAGATAATCCTCTAAACAAAATCAACTGCATTATTGCGACAGATACTGTCgtaagaaaatgtttgaaacaaaCTTATTTTATTTACTACTGAactagaccaaggaggttaaataaagaaggatttaacctccttgactagGGCTGAGGCACAGTATTTGCTAGCGTGGTGTTTTAGTGTAATATATGTCAGGTAATTATACGTAGGTGACATTATATTTGCAGGAGTGTCAACACTCATTTGGATGTTGTTATCAGTGCTAGTTATCTTAGAAACTTCAAGCGGTACTAAAGCGCCGACTTGTAATTCataatggtactgcagcctcGAACGGATGAagatatacttagtctagtactaGTTCTTGCCATTAAACAAGTTGACGGAAATAGTACTTGCTGTTCCTGTAATAACATGTAATGGTTAATTTCAAACTTATATCACCAACGTACACTTTTTTCTTGTATAGTATATAATAAAACGCGGATCTGTCAGTATATGCTAGCGACTATTTATTCCAAGTAAATGTCTAATACACAATTTCCATTGATATTTCTGCAGTGTCGGAGATTTGACCAACATGGCAACCAACCATCTCAAACAATGGGAGACCAGGGAAGGAACTTCAAAGGATCTTCCGCGTACCCAAATGTGTATCGAGTGCGACATTCAGTTTCCTAATGTTGGTGAGTTTATAAAACATCTGCGCACTCACACTGGAAAGAAACCTTATAGGTGTGGGGAGTGCAAcaaacagtttagtcagctgtgTAATCTGAAGAagcatatgaggactcataccggagaaaaaccatacaagtgtgaggagtgtagcagagAGTTTAGTCATTTGTGTTCACTGAAGAAtcatatgaggactcacacgggtgagaaaccttacaaatgtgaggagtgcagcaaacagttcagtcagctagGTAATCTGAAGAATCATATTAGGATTCATaccggagagaaaccttacaaatgtgaggagtgcagcagacagttcagtgagTCGGTTTCTCTGAAGAagcatatgaggactcataccggagagaaaccgtacatgtgtgaggagtgcagcagacagttcagtcggctgggttCTCTGAAGAagcatatgaggactcatactggagagaagccgtacaaatgtgaggagtgcagcagacagttcagtcagctgttctatctgaagacacacatgcggactcataccggGCAGAAGCCCTAtacatgtgaggagtgcaacaaacagttcagtcagcgtAGTTCTCTAAAGAGCCACATTCTGACTCATACGGGTGAGAAGCCATttaggtgtgaggagtgcagcagacaatTCAGTCATCTGAGTTCTCTAAAGACCCACATACGGACTCATACGGGTGAGAAGCCCTATAGGTGTGATGAGTGCAGCAGACAATTCAGTCATCTGGTTTCTCTAAAGATCCACATTCGGACTCGTGTGAGATTAGCCCTATATAAGTGtgatgcagcaaacagttcagtcagctcaGTTCTCTAAAGACCCACATTCGGACTCATACCAATCACATGGACCCAATTTACAgatttgcgatagcaaaacctgtattgttttCGTTGTAATGTATGAGCgctgccattttgttttacGGTGTATGACGGGAAGGGTGGCACTGACAGAtcagtgtgttgtatgaagtgaTGGGATGGGATgactaggaaatgtgatcttgtggtcttgtTTAAACTAGATTAGGTACACCATCTTTGTTTTTATCTAGTGGCGTTTATGAAAGAAATGTCACGACCATGTTTCTAATGACTAGGTGTGTTGTAAATACCTTGCTGTCGTGACTTGTGAATCTATGCAACAGGCACTACTGTTTTTAAAGAACCAGCTACTTAATATTACTTCCAGGCAGTGTGTACAGATAAAGGGACAACAAAAGTTATGATGTGACCAACAGTGAGGAATATACGACAATTTGAGATTTCAATTGCATGCTCTCTAGCTCTGTTCTTGATTGTACATATTGCATTTCGTTGTGTACCCTAAAAGTTCACACATATATTGATGATTAGTTCTGCAGTGTGATAGCTTACTTTAAAATCGCACGGCATGTATACCGTAGGCAATCCAGCTAGCGCTGTCACATGGGccctattcatttatttatatttatatagcaAAACCTGTACTGTTTTCGTTGTCATGTAtgagcgccgccattttgttttacgGTGTATGGCGAGAAGGGTGGCGCCATTTTGGACTTGACGGAtcagtgtgttgtatgaagtgaTGTGATGGGATgactaggaaatgtgatctGGTGGTCTTGTTTAAACTAGATTAGGTACACCATCTTTGTTTTTATCTAGTGGCGTTTATGAAAGAAATGTAACGACCATGTTTCTAATGAAGAGATGTGTTGTACATACCTTGCGGTTGTGACTTATGAATCTAATAGATTCATTACATTGTAACACGCATCACTGTATGTTGTCATAGAACCAGCTACTTAATACTACTTCTAGACAGTGTGTATAGATAAAGGGACAACAAAGGTTATGATGTGACCAACAGTATTGGGAGAATACGACAATGTGAGATTTCAATTGCATGCTATCTGTTCTTGAatataccggtgtgacagcgatctcgccccccccgtgatctcgcccccccgggggcgaaatcactagcgatctcgccccccccccggggcgaaatcactagcgatctcgccctccccggctagtgatctcgcccccctacctagcccccctttagcgatttcgccccccccccaaaaaaaacgggtttacatgacactttaaaagttgattggtataaatcacaaaatgtagtttcagaatgatataagtacacgagtttgatacataactccattcatagtatcaatattaacgtaattacatggtaataagatagttgaacttgtttcagacaaggagggtttggtcccttgtattcccattattgcatatacctgagtcttgacataagatgtatttaattgtattcacctgtcctcaagcaacctatatatctccaatatgaagtctctaccatgaagtgaccacaaaagaactatgtaatgtctttattaattatgcaaatattaggtattaattagaataacgcacattttggtatatgcacctggccaagggatatcttcacctccaacatgactgttttttctagtatttaggaactgatgcatttacccgtgtttcttaaaacaggtactttaccagtgtttgtgtagcatttagcaacagctatatcaacttgcgcgtagatagtgtttataatgagaaactattatttacgtacgtgtgtttttgttagtgctttggaaatgtttccagcacaagaaagaaaacactgtgacaaattgaaaacttatagctgacgtattccgtaccatagacggtgttgatttatacgttcgcagtagcactgtttttatgccacctcagctgcaaaaattgtctttttcatttcaatgtcatgtttgcaccgaacaatatagtatcgacttttgaggtatgacatcttttggtacggtaataaggtgccatataggtaccaggtaacacaccatatacgttactccccaggtgcagtatagtaccaggtagcgcacctgtaatatgtagtagccagctgctctggggggggggggggggcgcgaaaacgctaaaggggg comes from Branchiostoma floridae strain S238N-H82 chromosome 19, Bfl_VNyyK, whole genome shotgun sequence and encodes:
- the LOC118406996 gene encoding zinc finger protein 525-like, with translation MATNHLKQWETREGTSKDLPRTQMCIECDIQFPNVGEFIKHLRTHTGKKPYRCGECNKQFSQLCNLKKHMRTHTGEKPYKCEECSREFSHLCSLKNHMRTHTGEKPYKCEECSKQFSQLGNLKNHIRIHTGEKPYKCEECSRQFSESVSLKKHMRTHTGEKPYMCEECSRQFSRLGSLKKHMRTHTGEKPYKCEECSRQFSQLFYLKTHMRTHTGQKPYTCEECNKQFSQRSSLKSHILTHTGEKPFRCEECSRQFSHLSSLKTHIRTHTGEKPYRCDECSRQFSHLVSLKIHIRTRVRLALYKCDAANSSVSSVL